In Chelonoidis abingdonii isolate Lonesome George chromosome 22, CheloAbing_2.0, whole genome shotgun sequence, one genomic interval encodes:
- the RAN gene encoding GTP-binding nuclear protein Ran, whose translation MAAQGEPQVQFKLVLVGDGGTGKTTFVKRHLTGEFEKKYVATLGVEVHPLVFHTNRGPIKFNVWDTAGQEKFGGLRDGYYIQAQCAIIMFDVTSRVTYKNVPNWHRDLVRVCENIPIVLCGNKVDIKDRKVKAKSIVFHRKKNLQYYDISAKSNYNFEKPFLWLARKLIGDPNLEFVAMPALAPPEVVMDPALAAQYEQDLQIAQTTALPDEDDDL comes from the exons ATGGCCGCCCAAGGAGAGCCCCAAGTGCAGTTTAAG CTTGTCTTGGTTGGTGATGGTGGTACTGGCAAAACAACATTTGTTAAACGTCATTTGACTGGTGAATTTGAGAAGAAGTATGTAG CCACACTGGGTGTTGAAGTCCATCCCCTGGTGTTCCACACTAACAGAGGCCCAATTAAATTTAATGTATGGGACACGGCTGGTCAAGAGAAATTTGGTGGTCTGCGGGATGGTTACTATATTCAGG CTCAGTGTGCCATCATAATGTTTGATGTAACATCAAGAGTTACATACAAGAATGTACCTAACTGGCACAGAGATCTGGTACGAGTATGTGAAAACATCCCTATAGTGTTGTGTGGCAACAAAGTGGATATTAAGGACAGAAAAGTCAAGGCAAAGTCAATTGTCTTCCACAGGAAGAAGAATCTTCAG TACTATGATATCTCAGCTAAAAGTAACTACAACTTTGAGAAGCCCTTCCTCTGGCTTGCCAGGAAGCTAATTGGAGATCCCAACTTGGAGTTTGTTGCCATGCCTGCTCTTGCGCCCCCAGAGGTTGTTATGGACCCAGCATTGGCAGCACAGTATGAGCAAGACTTACAG ATTGCTCAGACCACTGCCCTACCAGATGAAGATGATGACCTGTAA